A single Vanacampus margaritifer isolate UIUO_Vmar chromosome 14, RoL_Vmar_1.0, whole genome shotgun sequence DNA region contains:
- the LOC144063761 gene encoding LOW QUALITY PROTEIN: histone H3-like (The sequence of the model RefSeq protein was modified relative to this genomic sequence to represent the inferred CDS: deleted 1 base in 1 codon), with product MARTKQTARKSTGGKAPRKQLATKAARKSAPATGGVKKPHRYRPGTVALREIRRYQKSTELLIRKLPFQRLVREIAQDFKTDLRFQSSAVMALQEASEAYLVGLFEDTNLCAIHAKRVTIMPKDIQLARRIRGERA from the exons ATGGCGAGAACGAAACAAACAGCCCGTAAGTCTACCGGCGGCAAAGCTCCTAGGAAGCAGCTGGCCACCAAGGCAGCC CGCAAGAGCGCCCCAGCCACCGGCGGCGTCAAGAAGCCTCACCGTTACAGGCCCGGTACCGTGGCCCTCCGTGAGATCCGTCGCTACCAGAAGTCCACCGAGCTGCTTATCCGCAAGCTGCCCTTCCAGCGCCTGGTCAGGGAAATCGCTCAGGACTTCAAGACCGACTTGCGCTTCCAGAGCTCGGCCGTCATGGCTCTGCAGGAGGCCAGCGAGGCTTACTTGGTGGGTCTGTTTGAGGACACCAACTTGTGCGCTATCCACGCCAAGAGGGTCACCATCATGCCCAAAGACATCCAGCTGGCACGTCGGATCCGTGGAGAGAGAGCTTAA
- the LOC144063755 gene encoding uncharacterized protein LOC144063755 isoform X1, whose protein sequence is MFDDLYQVKLKLSSVCLATTCLYDLPITPGHATGGWSPEASPPRLGLKHPPTSEKVCGVDDVSENCLHPAHQVPEFPDNDEEDLTPLHEEDNFTKLPLTGDLSAKPPGICSSQRMTTEVYREPCGGSQADSLFASVLHSGDTTTSHFPETDDEQSDGDMTCHTFVSQSLLKTHITVHIRETPFACVDCGKRFSQKANLTTHTRTHTGEKPFLCSFCDQRFSTKGNLKTHIRKHTGEIPFSCSFCKQQFSTKGNLNTHIRTHTGEKPFSCSFCDQQFSTNGNLKTHIRTHTGEKPFVCIFCNQQFSTKGNLDAHIRTHTGEKPFACFFCDKQFSTKGNLMTHTKTHTGEKPFACSFCGQIFSQKGNLSHHIRSAHSGK, encoded by the exons atgtttgatgACTTATATCAAGTCAAATTGAAGCTCagtagtgtgtgtttggccaccACGTGCCTCTATGACCTCCCTATAACGCCTGGGCATGCTACAGGTGGATGGTCTCCTGAGGCATCTCCTCCCAGACTTGGACTAAAGCACCCACCAACTTCTGAGAAAGTCTGTGGCGTTGATG ATGTCAGTGAAAACTGTCTTCATCCTGCGCATCAGGTGCCAGAGTTCCCTGACAACGATGAGGAGGACTTGACGCCCCTTCACGAGGAGGACAATTTCACAAAGTTGCCATTGACTGGCGACCTTTCGGCGAAGCCTCCAGGCATTTGCTCGAGTCAACGCATGACAACAGAGGTTTATCGAGAACCATGTGGAGGATCGCAAGCAGATAGCCTCTTCGCTTCAGTATTACATAGCGGTGACACGACGACGTCACACTTTCCTGAAACTGATGATGAACAGTCTGATGGCGATATGACGTGTCATACCTTTGTCTCCCAGTCTCTTTTGAAAACACATATTACAGTGCACATTCGAGAGACACCTTTTGCATGCGTCGATTGTGGGAAAAGATTCTCTCAGAAGGCAAACTTAACAACacacacaaggacacacactggtgagaaaccttttttgtgctctttttgtGACCAACGATTCTCAACGAAAGGGAATTTGAAAACGCACATAAGAAAACACACTGGCGAGATACCTTTTTCCTGCTCGTTTTGCAAGCAACAATTTTCTACAAAAGGGAATTTGAACACACAcataagaacacacactggtgagaaacctttttcctgctcattTTGTGATCAACAATTCTCTACAAACGGGAATTTGAAAACACACATAAGAACACACAccggtgagaaaccttttgtctgCATATTTTGCAATCAGCAATTCTCTACAAAAGGGAATTTGGATGCACACATAAGAACACACaccggagaaaaaccttttgcctgcttttTTTGCGATAAACAATTCTCTACCAAAGGGAATttaatgacacacacaaaaacacacactggagagaaaccttttgcctgctctttCTGTGGTCAAATTTTCTCTCAGAAAGGAAATTTAAGCCATCACATAAGAAGCGCACACAGTGGAAAGTAG
- the LOC144063755 gene encoding uncharacterized protein LOC144063755 isoform X2: MRTRTNVEYNERLSGTKKDEDERKPRHLDAVFKKPRVRTDVSENCLHPAHQVPEFPDNDEEDLTPLHEEDNFTKLPLTGDLSAKPPGICSSQRMTTEVYREPCGGSQADSLFASVLHSGDTTTSHFPETDDEQSDGDMTCHTFVSQSLLKTHITVHIRETPFACVDCGKRFSQKANLTTHTRTHTGEKPFLCSFCDQRFSTKGNLKTHIRKHTGEIPFSCSFCKQQFSTKGNLNTHIRTHTGEKPFSCSFCDQQFSTNGNLKTHIRTHTGEKPFVCIFCNQQFSTKGNLDAHIRTHTGEKPFACFFCDKQFSTKGNLMTHTKTHTGEKPFACSFCGQIFSQKGNLSHHIRSAHSGK, translated from the exons atgcgcaCAAGAACGAATGTAGAGTATAACGAGAGACTAAGtggaacaaaaaaagatgaggaCGAGCGGAAACCTCGACATCTGGACGCTGTTTTCAAGAAGCCTCGAGTTAGAACAG ATGTCAGTGAAAACTGTCTTCATCCTGCGCATCAGGTGCCAGAGTTCCCTGACAACGATGAGGAGGACTTGACGCCCCTTCACGAGGAGGACAATTTCACAAAGTTGCCATTGACTGGCGACCTTTCGGCGAAGCCTCCAGGCATTTGCTCGAGTCAACGCATGACAACAGAGGTTTATCGAGAACCATGTGGAGGATCGCAAGCAGATAGCCTCTTCGCTTCAGTATTACATAGCGGTGACACGACGACGTCACACTTTCCTGAAACTGATGATGAACAGTCTGATGGCGATATGACGTGTCATACCTTTGTCTCCCAGTCTCTTTTGAAAACACATATTACAGTGCACATTCGAGAGACACCTTTTGCATGCGTCGATTGTGGGAAAAGATTCTCTCAGAAGGCAAACTTAACAACacacacaaggacacacactggtgagaaaccttttttgtgctctttttgtGACCAACGATTCTCAACGAAAGGGAATTTGAAAACGCACATAAGAAAACACACTGGCGAGATACCTTTTTCCTGCTCGTTTTGCAAGCAACAATTTTCTACAAAAGGGAATTTGAACACACAcataagaacacacactggtgagaaacctttttcctgctcattTTGTGATCAACAATTCTCTACAAACGGGAATTTGAAAACACACATAAGAACACACAccggtgagaaaccttttgtctgCATATTTTGCAATCAGCAATTCTCTACAAAAGGGAATTTGGATGCACACATAAGAACACACaccggagaaaaaccttttgcctgcttttTTTGCGATAAACAATTCTCTACCAAAGGGAATttaatgacacacacaaaaacacacactggagagaaaccttttgcctgctctttCTGTGGTCAAATTTTCTCTCAGAAAGGAAATTTAAGCCATCACATAAGAAGCGCACACAGTGGAAAGTAG
- the LOC144063745 gene encoding uncharacterized protein LOC144063745 produces MRVCTRMTGEYEEELCGTKQKNKQRQALDAVLKKTRVGLHTADVSVGLSLSSSDAPSEYPQITGEMEEDFLHIKEEVEDNMPLQIKEEEEQFLHIKEEEQDGDIIKVRLIDVPLKIEDECPSEESRADHPSSSQHMTAESGGSQADRLIAPLSDSNNTSSHSDDDDDNDSDDEQSEGDVTYQTDDKLWKCSQCGKTFGNECLLQSHMNSHSGEKPFACSVCGQTFSRKHSLTTHSRKHTGEKPFACSVCGQTFSRRHVLTVHKRTHTGEKPFACSVCGQTFSVNGSLQRHMRTHNGEQPFSCSVCGQGFPEKEQLGMHKRTHTGEKCLTCSLCGQRFTQRGALICHIRTHTGEKPFVCSVCGQKFSHKRNLRSHVRTHTGDKPFVCLVCGQTFSRKQALTTHSRKHTGEKPFACSVCGQRFSRRHVLTAHTRTHSGEKPFACSVCGQTFSKKGSINSHMRTHTGEKPFACSVCGQSFSLKGNLTSHTRTHTGEKPFACSVCGKRFSQKATLTCHTRTHTGDKPYACSDCGQSFYQKGNYKRHKCVGDSRGDKQNVE; encoded by the exons ATGAGAGTGTGTACAAGAATGACAGGAGAGTACGAGGAAGAACTTTGTGGAACAAAACAGAAGAATAAACAACGACAAGCACTGGACGCAGTTTTGAAGAAGACTCGAGTTGGGTTACACACAGCAG ACGTCAGCGTTGGTCTTAGTCTGTCTTCCTCAGATGCTCCATCGGAGTATCCTCAAATTACAGGGGAAATGGAGGAAGACTTTCTtcacattaaagaggaagtgGAGGATAACATGCCCCTCCAAatcaaagaggaggaggaacaaTTCCTGcacattaaagaggaagagcaGGATGGTGATATTATCAAGGTCCGACTGATTGATGTCCCTTTGAAGATTGAAGATGAATGTCCAAGTGAGGAGAGCAGAGCGGACCATCCAAGTTCAAGTCAACATATgacagcagaaagtggaggatcacaagcagacagaCTCATAGCTCCACTATCAGATAGTAACAACACATCCTCACactctgatgatgatgatgataatgacagTGATGATGAACAGTCCGAAGGTGATGTGACATATCAGACTGACGACAAACTctggaaatgttctcagtgtgggaaAACATTTGGTAATGAGTGCCTTTTGCAAAGTCATATGAATAGCCACagtggtgagaaaccttttgcctgttcagtctGTGGTCAAACATTCTCTCGTAAACACTCTCTGACAACACACTCAAGAaagcacactggagaaaaaccttttgcctgctcagtttgtggtcaaacattCTCTCGTAGACATGTTTTGACAGTCCACAAAAGAacgcacactggagagaagccctttgcctgctcagtttgtggtcaaacattCTCTGTTAATGGGAGTTTGCAGAGACACATGAGAACACATAATGGGGAGCAACCCttttcctgctcagtttgtggtcaaggATTCCCTGAAAAGGAACAATTAGGAATGCACaaaagaacccacactggcgaaaAATGTTTAACGTGCTCActttgtggtcaaagattcaCTCAGAGGGGAGCCTTAATATGTCAcataagaacacacactggagagaaaccttttgtctgttcagtttgtggccaAAAATTCTCTCATAAGCGAAACCTAAGAAGCCATgtgagaacccacactggagataaaccttttgtctgcttagtttgtggtcaaacGTTCTCTCGCAAACAAGCTCTGACAACACACTCGAGAaagcacactggagagaaaccgtttgcctgctcggtttgtggtcaaagatttTCCCGCAGACATGTTTTGACAgcgcacacaagaacacacagtggagagaaaccttttgcctgttcagtttgtggtcaaacattCTCTAAAAAGGGATCCATTAATAgtcacatgagaacacacactggtgagaaaccttttgcttgctcagtttgtggccaaaGTTTCTCTCTGAAGGGAAATTTAACAagtcacacaagaacacacaccggtgagaaaccttttgcctgctcagtttgtggcaaaagATTTTCTCAGAAGGCAACCTTAACGTGTCACACTAGAACACATACTGGAGATAAGCCTTATGCCTGCTCAGACTGTGGTCAAAGTTTCTACCAGAAGGGTAACTATAAGAGACACAAGTGTGTTGGTGACAGTAGAGGTGATAAACAAAACGTCGAATGA